A genomic segment from Candidatus Viadribacter manganicus encodes:
- a CDS encoding SDR family NAD(P)-dependent oxidoreductase — protein sequence MSASAKSEARVVVITGAGKGLGRAFALHAAVSGARVVVNNRRRNGEPSSADAVVAEIKAAGGDAVADDHDVRDAGAAQAMTHMALAAWGRLDAIVLNAGVNGPAARFSNQTEDAFRDVLETNFFANLAILQAALPHVIASGAGRVVLVGSSAGLYGVRGRAPYAVSKGALIGLGLTLSHELRRDGVGVNVLAPYAATQMTAETMSAQPQIGARMTPEAVAPLATWLASAECDANGEIWVAGGGYVRRARMMEGDGAVFAALSDVPAALEAGRAMQGATGFAGAEASFADFAAKGAR from the coding sequence ATGAGTGCTTCAGCAAAATCAGAGGCGCGCGTCGTGGTGATCACAGGCGCGGGAAAAGGCTTGGGGCGCGCGTTCGCGTTGCACGCGGCAGTGAGCGGCGCGCGCGTGGTGGTGAACAATCGCCGCCGCAATGGCGAACCAAGTTCCGCCGATGCGGTGGTTGCTGAGATCAAGGCTGCAGGTGGTGATGCGGTCGCCGACGATCACGATGTTCGCGATGCGGGGGCTGCGCAGGCAATGACGCATATGGCGTTGGCGGCTTGGGGCCGGCTCGACGCGATCGTACTCAACGCCGGTGTAAACGGGCCCGCGGCACGCTTTTCAAACCAGACCGAAGATGCGTTTCGAGATGTGCTTGAGACGAATTTCTTCGCCAATCTCGCCATCCTGCAAGCGGCGTTGCCGCATGTCATCGCTTCTGGCGCGGGGCGTGTGGTGCTTGTTGGTTCTTCTGCAGGACTTTACGGCGTGCGCGGGCGCGCCCCGTATGCGGTTTCCAAGGGCGCTTTGATTGGCTTGGGACTGACGCTTTCACATGAGCTGCGCCGCGATGGCGTCGGCGTAAACGTGCTCGCGCCCTACGCGGCGACGCAGATGACAGCTGAAACGATGTCGGCGCAGCCACAGATCGGTGCACGCATGACGCCCGAAGCCGTGGCGCCGCTGGCGACATGGCTGGCGAGTGCTGAATGTGACGCCAACGGCGAGATCTGGGTGGCGGGCGGCGGCTATGTTCGGCGCGCGCGAATGATGGAAGGGGACGGCGCCGTGTTCGCGGCGCTGAGTGATGTGCCAGCGGCGCTTGAAGCGGGCCGAGCTATGCAAGGCGCGACGGGCTTTGCAGGCGCTGAAGCTTCATTCGCGGACTTCGCGGCCAAGGGCGCTCGC